GTTGGTAAAATAATAGTCCTCCCCTTTGCCACGTCTGACGTGGCTTTGACCGCTGAAGGCGGTTATACTAGAAGGGGAGGTGCGGGGGGGTTTATAAATATGACCTCGGCCTACGCCAGAGCATGCGCTGGGAAACCCTTCGCTTCTAACTTAGTTTTCACCCAAGGATACCAACAGTATTCAGGATATCCATCCCAACAATGGACTATAATTGCTCGTTTAGACATAATAATAGGTCATTGCGAGCGAAACGTAGTGAAGCGTCGCAATCTGACGCGTTAGCGTCATCCTGAGCGTAGGCCAATTTGACTGGCTGAAGCCGAAGGATCTCAAGCTGAGATTACCACGTCCCCCTGCCGGAGTTTATCCCGTACCACGATACGGGGCAGGGGTCCTCGTAATGACAATTCATTTGATAATTATAAATAAGGAAATCTCCCCCTTAATTTAAGAGGGGGATGATTTTATTTTTTGTGGTATTGACTTGGCACGTTTTCCCGCCCCCAGCGTAACGTTTTTGCCATCCAAATAAGTTCATCTAACATTCTATCAATGCGCTTATCAAAAACGGCTTTGTCCTTTGGTATGCCTTTACTATTAAATACATCTTGAACGTGAGAAACGTTTAAATCGGTAAAGGTTGCCTGCATTCCCAGCTCTCGTACTATCGGCAATAAATTCTCAATCACCCTAACGCCGCCAAAGCCGCCGGAGGACACACCGCAAAAAGCCACCGGACGGTGAATATATTCACGCAGCAACGTATCAAGCATAGATTTTAGCGGGCCAGGATAGCCGTGGTTATATTCAGGTGCCACGATAATTACGCCATCAGCTTTTAGGATAGCTTTGCGATATTCAGGAAATTTACCCTTGACGGCCTCGCCGTAGTCATTAGTTGGAAACTTAAACTTGCGCGGATCAAAAAGTTTTGGTGTCGTGTCAGCTCTCGCTTTTGCGCGCTTAACTAAATACTTAGCCACCTTTTCGCTTTCTCTACCCTTTCTTATAGTCCCCAATAAAACCGGAATAAACAATTTTTTATCTTCCATATTATTGTAATGTTACTTTTTCAAGCACAATTTTATGCCCTAACCATTTTACGGCATTAGCCTCAAACGTGTCGGTGACATCAGTCACAAAATACTTATGGTTCCCGCCCTTAGTTAATTTAGATTCAATATCAGGGTGGCGAACTAAGTAATCAGCTAAAGAGTCCGCTATAATTCTTGGCGCATCTAAAACATTACAGCTTTTGCCCATTATTTTTTTAAACTGCTGATAAAGCAACGGGTAATGAGTGCAACCCAAAATTAACGTATCAACTTTTTTGTTTTTTAACTCACGAACATAATTTCTAATAATTTTACTTGTTTCCGGCCGATTTATCATACCCTCCTCAACCAATGGCACTAATATCGGTGTGGCGACAGCATAAACTTCAATGTCTGGTTCTAATTTCCGCAACTCTTTTAAATAGGTATCTGATTTAATCGTAGCGCGTGTTCCCACTACGCCAACTCGGCCAAAACGAGAGAGCTCGGCGGCTTTCTCAGCTAATGGAATAATTACGCCCAAAACTTTGCGGTCCGGATAATGTTTTAATAACCACTCGCGTTGAATTTTTCGTAGTGCTTCAGCTGACGCGGTGTTGCAAGCAACAATTACCAACCCGCAACCTTGTTGAAATAAAAAGCCTAGCGCCTGAGTGGTAAATTTGTAAATTGCCTCTTGTGATCGGTTGCCGTAAGGTAAGCGCGCTGTGTCACCAAGATACATTAACTGATATTGAGGTAGTTTATGTTGAATGGCTTTAAGCACAGTTAGTCCGCCGATGCCAGAATCAAAAATACCAATCATGTTATTTAGACGCTTTAACAATCTTGATTAATTTTTTGATGTGTTTTTTCCACTCTCTCTTATTTGGAGCTTCAACTGTAACCCGAACCAACGGCTCAGTGCCTGACGGGCGGACATTAAACCACCAATTTTGATAATTCACAGTTAACCCGTCTAGTTCATCTTGTTCGCCGTCGCTATATTCTTGTTTCAACTTTTCAATTAGACTTTGAGCATCTTTAATTTCAAAATTAGTTTCCGGCTCTTTGTAATATCTTTCATATTCAGCTCGGAGCTTAGATAGCGGTTTATCACTTTGAGATAAGATTTGTAAAAATAATAGCATAGAAATAAATCCGCCATCGCCATAAAAATTATCCTTAAAAGCGTAGTGAGCAGATAATTCTCCGGAGGCAATGGCGTCATGTTCCAACATTGCTTGCTGCAAATTAATGTAACCGACTTTGCTACGGAACGCCTTGCCGCCAAATTTTTCTATGCACTCTGGCACTGAACGTGAACAGACCGCGTTATACACAATTCCGGCGCCGGGTTGCTCTTGCAGCAACGCTTTAGCCATTAAAATAAACGATATATCGCCTTGCATAAAACCGCCCTTTTCATCAATAAAAAAAGTTCTGTCTGAATCACCATCAAACATCACGCCGCAGGCAGCTTTTTCTTGACGCACTATTTTACTCGCTTTTTTATAAGCACCTGGAGCATACGGGTTGGACGGGCGGTTTGGAAAATTGCCATCCAGTTCATAATCCACTTCAACAAATTCAAACGGCAAATGTTTAGCCAACATTGGCATAACTTTTCCCGCCGTGCCGTTGCCGGCATCCACCACTACTTTTAAGGGTTTTAATTTGCTAATATCTACAAAACTTAATATGTGTTTGATGTATTCATCGTAATAATTAACTGAATTTAATTTACCGCGTTTAGGTTTTTTTTCTAGTACGCCTTTCATAAACGGCAGGTAATCTTTGCCATAAATCGCTTTATTGCCTTGCCTGACTGACTTGATACCGTTGTATTCTTTAGGGTTATGCGAAGCGGTAATAATTGTGACCGCGTCATATTGTTTGGTACCAGCGACAAAGTAAATAAAATCAGTTGGAATCAAACCTAAATCATCCACGTCACAGCCCATGTCTAAAATACCGTTGATGTATGCTTCTTTCAATTGCGGCGTGGAAACGCGCATATCACCGCCGACCGCAATTTTTTTGCCTTTAACCATCCGGACAATTCCTTGCCCAGCGGTGTAGGCAATTTGTTCAGTTAATTGGTCGGGGTAGACGCCCCGAATGTCATAAGAGCGAAAGATTGAGGTATCAATATTTTTCATTTATCGGTATTGCTCCAAAACTACGCGCTTAAAGGCCATCACGCCGCCCAAAGCCCACAAAATCAAAGCTATTTTTATCAATCCACCAATCAAGGGCAAGAAAGTTAGAACAATAAAAATTATCATGCCAATAATCATTGGCAAAATGAGCCCACCCGAAGGCTTATTTTTCTTAACCACTGATTGCATGAAAAGCAAACCCAAACTAATGCCAGCGAAAACCTTACTGAACCATAAAGCAATGACGTAAATCGGAATCAAAATCAATGCTAAGGGAATGCCAATAACGGTTAAAGCTAAAAGTATAATCACAAATGGTGTTACAATCGCGTAAACTAAACCCCAACCAACTTTAGTTAATGGCTTTTCTATCATGGCTTGATGAATTTGGGTCACTGCCTTTGGCGCTAAGGCCACAAAAACCAAACCAACTAAAATCAAGCTAAATAATGATATGAGTTTTAGGAAAAAGTAGCCCGCGGCAAGTTTGCGCGGATTAACCGGTATATCCTTTTTGTGTTTCGGCAATTGATAGGAAACTTCTCCGGCAATACTTCCGCCTTCCCGCACTAACAGCTGATCTTCTTTATTGCTGTAATAGGTTACATTACCATTAATTTCACCTTCGGGATTGACAATCATTTGACCTTGGTCGTCTAGACCAACTTTAACATCTTTTTCAATAACGCTTGCCACCACTAAATTTCCGACTCCGGCCGCCACGTTACCGCCAACTGGTCCGCGGATGTCTAAACTGCCAGCCCCGGCATATACATCCCAACCAACCGATGCGTCTTTGGCGATCGTAACTGAACCGCCGGCCGCGTTTACATTATGCGCTACATTGCCGCCAACTTCCACGGCGCTGCCGGCGACCCTGACACTGCCGCCAACATCACCGGTAATTTTTACAGTCTGCCCGGCCGCAAACACATCGCCTTCCACATCGCCGGTAACTAAAACAAAAGCCCCGGCCGCAAACACATCGCCGACTATCGTGCCATGAATTTCAATTGAATTTCCAGTGGCAATTAAATTACCGTCAACTATATCTTCTTCGCCAACATACACGCTTGGCCCAGTTTCAAAATTAAAGGCCAAGGCGGCTAAAGGAACAACTAAAAATGAAATTGCCGCGAGACTTAAAAAAATTTTGCGGTTGAAAAAATGCATATTATTTTATTAGTATTAAACGGATATATTTTATCACTTTTTGGCCACGGTGACAATGTTCCAGCCCTGCCAGACACCAACTTTTTGCCCTTTTCTAACATAGTAATTTTGCACTACCGTAAAGCCAGCTAAATGCAATAATCGTTTCACCGATGACTTGCTAAAACCGTAGTAGTATCTATTCACTACATCGCCGTGCGCTGAAAAAGGCACCCAAACCCCGCGCCAATCAAGCTCACTTTGCCCAAGTAGCTTTTTGAGCAAAGAAGCAAAATACAACCGTCGATACTTACCTTGACGTAAATTCCAATTTGTCATTATAATGTAACCCCCGCCTGATAAATGATGATATGCATTTTGGATCACTTTTAAGCGCAGTTCAGGCGACGGTATGTGATGCAACGAGGCAATCAAAAAAATCACATCATATTTTTTCGGAAGTGAAAAATTTGTTATATCGCCGACTATGAACTTAGCTTTGG
The nucleotide sequence above comes from Candidatus Buchananbacteria bacterium CG10_big_fil_rev_8_21_14_0_10_42_9. Encoded proteins:
- a CDS encoding NADPH-dependent FMN reductase, which translates into the protein MEDKKLFIPVLLGTIRKGRESEKVAKYLVKRAKARADTTPKLFDPRKFKFPTNDYGEAVKGKFPEYRKAILKADGVIIVAPEYNHGYPGPLKSMLDTLLREYIHRPVAFCGVSSGGFGGVRVIENLLPIVRELGMQATFTDLNVSHVQDVFNSKGIPKDKAVFDKRIDRMLDELIWMAKTLRWGRENVPSQYHKK
- a CDS encoding glutamate racemase; translation: MIGIFDSGIGGLTVLKAIQHKLPQYQLMYLGDTARLPYGNRSQEAIYKFTTQALGFLFQQGCGLVIVACNTASAEALRKIQREWLLKHYPDRKVLGVIIPLAEKAAELSRFGRVGVVGTRATIKSDTYLKELRKLEPDIEVYAVATPILVPLVEEGMINRPETSKIIRNYVRELKNKKVDTLILGCTHYPLLYQQFKKIMGKSCNVLDAPRIIADSLADYLVRHPDIESKLTKGGNHKYFVTDVTDTFEANAVKWLGHKIVLEKVTLQ
- the manB gene encoding phosphomannomutase/phosphoglucomutase (converts mannose-6-phosphate to mannose-1-phosphate; the resulting product is then converted to GDP-mannose by ManC which is then used in the synthesis of mannose-containing glycoconjugates that are important for mediating entry into host cells) encodes the protein MKNIDTSIFRSYDIRGVYPDQLTEQIAYTAGQGIVRMVKGKKIAVGGDMRVSTPQLKEAYINGILDMGCDVDDLGLIPTDFIYFVAGTKQYDAVTIITASHNPKEYNGIKSVRQGNKAIYGKDYLPFMKGVLEKKPKRGKLNSVNYYDEYIKHILSFVDISKLKPLKVVVDAGNGTAGKVMPMLAKHLPFEFVEVDYELDGNFPNRPSNPYAPGAYKKASKIVRQEKAACGVMFDGDSDRTFFIDEKGGFMQGDISFILMAKALLQEQPGAGIVYNAVCSRSVPECIEKFGGKAFRSKVGYINLQQAMLEHDAIASGELSAHYAFKDNFYGDGGFISMLLFLQILSQSDKPLSKLRAEYERYYKEPETNFEIKDAQSLIEKLKQEYSDGEQDELDGLTVNYQNWWFNVRPSGTEPLVRVTVEAPNKREWKKHIKKLIKIVKASK